The genomic interval TTACAACTTTGACGAACCGGATGACTTCTTTGAGCACAAATACGTCTGGGACCCCTGGGATGGTGCTCGCAAATTCTACCTTCGTGGACGCCGTCACGATATGAAACCTACAGACCCTGTGCCCGAAGGCATTGTCGCCCCCGGCCACAGGGCTTGGAGGACGACGTGTGACGCGCATGACATTCTGAACTACAGCAACAGTCTGTGGTCCAAGTCCCGAGCCAAGTTCAAGAGCCGGGGCGACCAAGCAGTGGTGGAGGCTGAACTATTGTCTACCCAGCGTAACCTTTTGGATGACAGTCTGGAGGGCGAAGACTTGGAACCAAAGCAGTGCTTCTTGGTTTTAGAACCATTAAAGATCTCACCAGTAAGGTACCCATTTTTTGAGTCGAATATTGCAACGCTAACAGACTGCAGCTTCCAGTTCAGGTTGTGGCTATGGCCTACAACTTTCCTGCCATCATTCACCGAGTCGATTCCAACTTGGTTGCCTTGGATGCGTGCAACATGCTGGGGTTGAATATCAGGCCAGACTTAGCGCTTGAAGCCTTCACCAAGGACAGCGACAACACTGATGAACAGGATGTTGAGCAGGTGAATTTCCAGCGCGGCATGGGCAACAATTACGAGAGACTGGAGTTTTTGGGCGATGCTTTCCTCAAAATGGCCACCACAATTGCCATCTACACCCTCATCCCTGACAAGGACGAGTTTGAGTACCACGTCGAGCGCATGATCTTGATTTGCAACCGgaacctcttcaacaacgcACTTGAGGTCAAGCTAGAAGAGTACATTCGATCCATGGCCTTCAACCGCCGCACTTGGTACCCAGAGGGCTTAACTCTCAAGCGCGGCAAACGAAAGGACATCAGGAAGAAGCATGTCTTGGCCGACAAGTCTATTGCCGATGTCTGCGAGGCCATCATCGGCGCCGCCTACCTTACTGCACAGGAAGCTGGCAACTTTGACATGGCCATTCAAGCAGTGACGAGAATGGTGAATGACAAGAACCATACGATGCAGACATGGTCTGACTACTACGCAGTGTACAAGAAACCTGCGTGGCAGACTATGCCAACAAACAGCGTGCAGGAAGACATGGCCGAAAAGTTTCACAAGAGGATGGGTTATCGATTTCAATATCCCCGTCTGCTGAGGAGCGCGTTCCAGCACCCGACTTACCCAACCTCGTGGGAGAGGCTCCCCAGCTACCAACGTCTTGAGTTCCTTGGCGACGCTTTGTTGGACATGGCATGCATTGACCATCTCTTCCATCGCTTCCCAGGGACCGACCCCCAGTGGCTGACCGAACACAAGATGGCCATGGTCTCCAACCAGTTCTTGGGCTGTCTCGCAGTCTACATTGGCTTCCACCGATCTCTCCAGCACAGCTCGCCTGCGGTCCAGTCCGAAATCGCGTCATACGTCACAGAAATTGAGGAGGCCCTCGCCGCTGCGAAAGTCGCTGCCGTACAAGAAGACAAGTCAGAGTCCGAATTTGCGAGAGACTTTTGGGTGGACTGCTCCCGCCCTCCCAAGTGCCTCCCAGATACGATCGAAGCTTACGTCGGCGCCATATTCGTCGACTCCTCCTACGACTACCAAACCGTCCAGGATTTCTTTGACAAGCACATCCAGTTCTGGTTTGAGGACATGAGGCTGTATGACACGTTTGCCAATAAACACCCCGTGACATTTCTGGGTCATGAGATGCAGCATCGGTTTCGGTGTCAGGAGTGGCGGTTGCTGACGAGGGAGATTATGGTTGAtaatgatgaggaggggggtatgATGGGGGAAAAGCAGGTTGTTTGTGCGGTGATGGTGCATGGGCAGAAGCTGGCGCATGCGGTGGCACAGAGTGCGAGGTGTTCCAAGATTggggcggcgaagaaggcgctgagggagttggaggggtgggagcaGGGGGAGTTCAGACGGAGGGTAGGGTGTGATTGTAAGGTGgtaggggaggtggaggggaaggatggggagaagggagaagaggttgagattGAGGTGTATGGGGATACTATTTGATGGTAGGTAGGGATGGTATTTGATTTGGGAATTTGGAAGGGTGAAGATGAGAGGGATTTGGTAGAGGTTATGTAGATAGGCGGATGGAGGGGTTAAGCAAAAGCGGTGCGTTTGACAAAAATGAGAAGCGAACTTTCTCTGATTGTGTTTTGTCACTTGTGATATGTCATGTTGAAGTAGGTTGCAAAAAATGAATGAGTCTGTCTTGATGTAAATAAATGTGTGCGGTGTCTGTGGTGTCTAGTGGGATTTtaggaaaaagggggaagtAAACAGACGTGTGCGCTTGTCTGGACAACGTAGTCAGTTACATAAGCAGCAAAAAACATCTTCGACATCAAGCTGACCCAATCGCACCCTTGCTTTTCTTCTCACCCACTTTAAATGCAACGCTTTCTAGTTACTTACCTCCACTTTACTACGCTACTTGAGTGTTGAAAAGTTTGGAGTGTGTAACTCATCATGAAGCCCTCTTTGTAGCGTTGTTATGAtcgatataataatattttcgGGAATTAGTGgtcacatacgaccataaCCAACTGAAagctcgggatcccgtccgctctcccctagataAGCAGTTGAGTGCCgaactagtactcaggtgggtgaccactggggaatcctcggtgttgtatgtttttgccGAATTTTTGAACCCCACTGGCAAATCTGGGCACCCCCGAGCCAAGCCCTGCCTGTTAGAGGGAAAGAGGGCTTGGAGAGGACATATATTTACCCTAATGCTGCAGCAGATGGGGCAGTATTCTATGTACAGGGAGGGGTGAGTAAGTTGGTGGTCACGAAGGAAGATTGATGAGAGAAAGTGTTAACTGAGGTGTCACGGCGAAGCTGGGTGTTAAAGGATGTGGGTGAGGTATGCTATGTGAGATGAGATTTGTGAGTGTTCCAAACTTGCCACCCCCGAATACTCTCGATATTGTGCACCCGTATCATACATAAGATTTTCTTGTATGTCTTACTTCATGAGCTTATCGAATATCATTTATGGGATTCTGCCTACAGCCTTATTTTCTGACTCGTTCGTTTCAACTCTGCCTTCTTCTCTGAGATATTCGCACCAAAACTCACAGTCTCTGTCAGCTGGTCTGCGGGAGGGGATTCTCTGTTGCTAGAAGCTTTTGAAGTCGAACAGCGAAGTTCCATTGTTGCTATGAGGGGCATCTAGGTTTATTTTGTTATGTCTGTGAAAGTTGACTTGTTGTTTTGTAATCCTGTATGGGAAATGCGGTGGGATCCAAAGGCATAGCGAAATGTGAATGGCGCAAGAACCCAAAGGGATTAAGGCACCAATTCTCCTCGAAAGGGGCACTGTTAGTGATTGGAACCAATCAGCTGTGTTGTGGCTTGCTTCTCGGATAACATCCGATCCATTCATGGGCGTTAACGTGAGATTTCAAGAAAATCAGTGGCATGGTGCTCAAGACTACAacaatatatatatataacctGGAGAGAAGCTCTTCGATGTCAAATCTTTTACTTACTACCGATAAGCTGAGGCTGATTGTGCTcacgtcctcctccaaagaAGTACGAAACAAACCGGGTTCCGTTGCGATACATGTCAAGCATGACATCCGACTTCACCTACGAGAATGTCCGCCTGCCCAATCCCTCCCACTACatctgcctcctccacctccaccctccttcaccccTAGTCCCCGGTGATGCCTTTTCATCTCCCCTCCACTGCTCAATCTCTGTCTGCTCCATTGACCAACCCACCCCTTACCACGCCATCTCCTACACATGGGGTCCTCCAAACCACGAGCGTCACTATCTCCAAGTTCATCATCATAACAACCCCGACTCACCATCCCAGcaactccccatcaccacctccctcgacACTGCCCTCCGCCATCTTCGCCAACTCGCCTCAGGGAAAGTAGCCACGCTCTGGATCGACCAAATCTGTATCAGCCAAGCCGATAACGCCTGGGATGAAAAGTCGAAGCAGGTCGGGATAATGCACATGATCTACTCATCTGCCGAGCAGGTGCGTGTGTGGCTGGGGCCGGCAGAAAATGGGTCAAACGAGGTGATGGAAATGTGGGAAGAAGTCGGCAGGAAATGCGAACAAGACGTCAATCTAGCCAGCTacttcttctccaacctgAGTGCCATCCACACGCTTATCGACCATGTGAACAATCGGACTCCGGACGATCCAGTTACCCAGCGAATTCAGAGGTACTTGGACTGGGCGGCGCCGCGAATGAAGCCCTACCTGAAGGGGATGACGGTCATGTTTTCCCGGCCGTGGTTTCGTCGCGTTTGGGTGATTCAGGAGTTTCCCCTTGCGGCAAACAcggtgtttgtttgtgggCTGAAGGTCACACAGGCGCAGTATCCGGCGTGGGTGCTGAATATGTATCCTCACTGCAGAAGCCGGATCTGGCCGGGTGACTTGACAGAGGAGGACTTAGAGGTTTCGGATAAGTTATGGAATCCAGCGTTCAACACGTTGTTCACGATCAGGAAACGGAGACAGGATCATGATAATGCGGTGAAACGAGGTCTGCTGGGTAAAAACGAAAGCCCGCCACCAGGTCCGGGTGCTGGAGATTATTTGTTTGATCTCCTGGTCAAGACTTCGAGTGACCAGAGGATGGAGGCTACCGATCTGCGAGATAGAATCTACGTGTTGCTCGGCGTGGCGGTCGTTCGAGAGAAGCTGGAACGGTTGGGATTACAGCCAAATTATCAGGGGCGTAACTTCGAGGAGGTCCTACTGGCTACCGCTCGGGCTATCATACTCCGCGGGCAAGTGCAGATACTGTCCTTTTCCCAGTTTCCCAAGCAGCACACCCTTCCCTCCTGGGTACCGGAATGGAGACCTGGCCTGGCAACTCCATATTTCCACTACAGCAACAGGTCGCTAGGCCGTCTTCCCCCCATGTTTACCGCGTCTGGAAGCTCAAAACCGGCAGTTATCCAAATGGGTAACCCGGCCATCATCGGCCTGCGCGGTTGTCGAATCGATATCGTCGAGGACATATCCGACCCTTGGGCACAAACCGAGTGGGACATAAGCAATAACTCCTCCTACCTCACCTTTCTCCGACAAGTCCAAGCCCTTTGCGATCGATCTGCTGTCAAAGAACAGAATATTTATCCCTCCGAGCCACGCCGGGCGGAGGCATCCTGGCGAGTTCCCGTTGCAGACTGCGAGATCTCCCCAAACGGCCTGGCCCGCGCCACCACTGCGCAGTCAGCCGAGATGTATGCCTACTGTCTAGAATCATGCGAGCTGTTTGAGTCCGTCTCCCCGTCTCAATGGGATTCAAAGACTGCAGCTAGGCACGAGAAGCTCCGCCCGGGAAGTGTGTACTCTACGTGTCTGGGAAGGACAGCCAACAAGAGGCCATTTCTGACGGAGAGAGGGTATGTTGGCCTCGGACCACTTTCCACGCGAGCTGGAGACATTGTCGTCACTTTTTTTGGGGCACCGATCGTGTACCTTGTTCGACCGACGGCACGCGAGGGACATTTTGAGtttcttggtgatggctaCTGTGATGGGGTCATGGATGGAGAAGCGTGGGATGAAACAAAGGCTGATACCTTCTTTCTTGTCTGATTCATGCTGTGTTTGAACAGAGAGGTTGGTGACCAAAAAGAAATTCTTGAGTATCCCAAAAAGATATAtaacatacaacaccgaggattccccagtggtcacccacctgagtactagttcGGCACTCAACTGCTtatctaggggagagcggacgggatcccgagctTTCAGTTGGTTATGGTCGtatgtggtggttgatgcaGGAAATAGAGCttgtgtttggtggtggtggcgaagATAGAAATGGAGGCTACGGCAGAAGATCAGGGGCTTGGGAGGCGATGGATGGGGCGCTTGATCAGCTTCTAAGGGGGACTTGGAGGTGGTACGAGATACAAAGGTCCTTTTTAAGGAGTAAGAAGCTGCCCTGTGTCCttgtgggttttggttgACAGAGCAAGGTTTTATCGTTTTGTTCAGAACGAGGTTATCAGAGATTGTCTttgagatgaggatgatgaactTTAGGGCAATTGCGTCTACAAGAATGGATATTGCAGTGAGTCCAGGCCGCGATCTCTGTTGTTGTGCTTTGATGGCAATACTGAATTGTACTCGATCTGACCAAcatcctcgagctcgggTAGAGAGGT from Podospora pseudoanserina strain CBS 124.78 chromosome 6, whole genome shotgun sequence carries:
- a CDS encoding hypothetical protein (COG:S; EggNog:ENOG503PSE9), with product MSSMTSDFTYENVRLPNPSHYICLLHLHPPSPLVPGDAFSSPLHCSISVCSIDQPTPYHAISYTWGPPNHERHYLQVHHHNNPDSPSQQLPITTSLDTALRHLRQLASGKVATLWIDQICISQADNAWDEKSKQVGIMHMIYSSAEQVRVWLGPAENGSNEVMEMWEEVGRKCEQDVNLASYFFSNLSAIHTLIDHVNNRTPDDPVTQRIQRYLDWAAPRMKPYLKGMTVMFSRPWFRRVWVIQEFPLAANTVFVCGLKVTQAQYPAWVLNMYPHCRSRIWPGDLTEEDLEVSDKLWNPAFNTLFTIRKRRQDHDNAVKRGLLGKNESPPPGPGAGDYLFDLLVKTSSDQRMEATDLRDRIYVLLGVAVVREKLERLGLQPNYQGRNFEEVLLATARAIILRGQVQILSFSQFPKQHTLPSWVPEWRPGLATPYFHYSNRSLGRLPPMFTASGSSKPAVIQMGNPAIIGLRGCRIDIVEDISDPWAQTEWDISNNSSYLTFLRQVQALCDRSAVKEQNIYPSEPRRAEASWRVPVADCEISPNGLARATTAQSAEMYAYCLESCELFESVSPSQWDSKTAARHEKLRPGSVYSTCLGRTANKRPFLTERGYVGLGPLSTRAGDIVVTFFGAPIVYLVRPTAREGHFEFLGDGYCDGVMDGEAWDETKADTFFLV